One genomic segment of Candidatus Saccharimonas sp. includes these proteins:
- the trmB gene encoding tRNA (guanosine(46)-N7)-methyltransferase TrmB — protein sequence MAFLNPKDFIITRKRKLYKFALFNNSAICFEFNEWQKENAEVNNLEIGAGTGLFSEALAAKNPMKNFVAVDVKADRLVKGAIQAEQDGVKNIRFLRARADQLLEAFGENSVKYLWVTFPDPYPRERNSGRRLTHPTFLRIYAKLLAEDGALYFKTDAKDLFEWSLEQLVSEGWKIERLSFDLHESNLNENYKVMTTYEKRFTAEGLKINFVKAIPPKNI from the coding sequence ATGGCTTTTTTAAATCCGAAAGATTTTATTATTACTCGCAAGCGTAAACTTTATAAATTTGCGCTTTTCAATAATTCTGCAATTTGTTTTGAATTCAATGAATGGCAAAAAGAAAATGCTGAAGTTAATAATTTAGAAATTGGTGCAGGAACAGGGCTTTTTAGTGAAGCTTTGGCAGCAAAAAATCCAATGAAGAATTTTGTGGCGGTTGATGTTAAGGCCGACCGACTAGTTAAAGGTGCTATTCAAGCTGAGCAAGATGGCGTTAAAAATATTCGTTTTTTGCGAGCGCGAGCCGATCAACTTCTTGAAGCTTTTGGCGAAAATTCGGTAAAATATCTTTGGGTGACCTTTCCTGACCCTTACCCACGTGAGCGGAATTCGGGCCGCCGTTTAACACACCCAACTTTTTTGCGAATTTATGCTAAGCTTTTGGCCGAAGATGGTGCGCTCTACTTTAAAACTGATGCTAAGGATCTTTTCGAATGGAGCTTGGAGCAGCTTGTATCAGAAGGTTGGAAAATTGAACGGCTTAGTTTTGATTTACATGAAAGTAATTTGAACGAAAATTACAAAGTGATGACAACTTATGAGAAACGTTTTACGGCAGAAGGGCTAAAAATTAACTTCGTAAAGGCTATACCGCCGAAAAATATATGA